A single window of Parabacteroides sp. FAFU027 DNA harbors:
- a CDS encoding amidophosphoribosyltransferase, whose translation MSDSIKHECGIAMIRLLKPLEYYKEKYGTESYGLNKLYLLMEKQHNRGQEGAGVACVKLNAQPGEEYIFRERQLGSNAIHNAFESINKDIVNASNRHNVPFRGELYMGHLRYSTTGRSGISYVHPFLRRNNWKSRNIALAGNFNLTNVDEIFNFIVSQGQHPRHNADTFIILELIGYLLDQEVEKLHERFKAQAVSGADLNQLIEEHLDVERIIGEASRMWDGGYVMCGLIGCGDMFAFRDPWGIRPAFYYQDDEVVVVASERPVIQTVMNVQYEDVNELLPGQSIVVKQNGAVKLTQIHEPKNVSPCSFERIYFSRGSDKDIYNERKELGNLLVEPVLKAIDYDVDNTVFSFIPNTAEVAFYGLVGGMMNYYNQKKVRMIRERNGNITDAELQSIIEKRIRFEKVAIKDIKLRTFIAEDGNRNDLATHVYDITYGSIRPGIDNLVVIDDSIVRGTTLKQSIIKILDRLQPKKIVIVSSSPQIRFPDCYGIDMSRMNEFIAFKAAIELLKDDGNESLIQEVYAKSKAQEGKSKEEVVNFVNEIYSNYTDEQVSAKIAEILTPKGTKAKVEIVYQSIEALHKACPNNKGDWYFSGNYPTPGGTRLVNQAFINYIEGSDKRFVE comes from the coding sequence ATGTCCGATAGCATCAAACACGAATGTGGTATAGCCATGATCCGGCTACTAAAGCCACTTGAATACTACAAGGAGAAGTACGGGACTGAGTCCTATGGGTTAAACAAGCTCTATCTCTTGATGGAGAAACAGCATAACCGCGGCCAGGAAGGCGCCGGTGTGGCTTGTGTAAAACTAAACGCTCAACCCGGTGAAGAGTATATCTTTCGGGAAAGACAACTTGGCTCTAATGCCATTCACAACGCTTTTGAGAGCATCAACAAAGACATCGTCAATGCCTCAAACAGACACAACGTACCTTTCAGGGGCGAGCTGTATATGGGACACCTCCGCTACAGTACCACAGGCCGCTCGGGTATTTCTTACGTTCACCCTTTCCTCCGTCGTAACAACTGGAAAAGCCGTAACATCGCGCTTGCCGGTAACTTTAACCTGACCAACGTTGACGAGATCTTCAACTTCATCGTATCTCAGGGCCAGCACCCACGACACAACGCAGACACATTTATCATTCTTGAATTAATTGGTTACCTACTCGATCAGGAGGTGGAGAAGCTACACGAACGGTTTAAAGCCCAGGCGGTAAGCGGAGCTGATCTCAATCAGTTGATTGAAGAACATCTTGACGTAGAGCGAATCATCGGAGAAGCCAGCCGCATGTGGGATGGTGGTTACGTAATGTGTGGTCTTATCGGTTGCGGCGATATGTTTGCTTTCCGTGATCCATGGGGTATCCGCCCGGCATTCTACTATCAGGATGATGAGGTCGTGGTGGTTGCATCTGAACGTCCGGTGATCCAGACGGTGATGAACGTTCAGTACGAAGATGTAAACGAACTGCTTCCGGGACAAAGTATTGTGGTGAAACAAAACGGAGCCGTGAAACTGACACAGATTCATGAGCCGAAAAACGTTTCTCCATGTTCATTCGAGCGCATCTACTTCTCCCGCGGAAGTGACAAAGATATTTACAACGAGCGTAAAGAGCTCGGAAACCTGTTGGTAGAACCGGTATTGAAAGCCATCGACTACGATGTGGACAACACCGTTTTTTCATTCATCCCCAACACCGCAGAAGTTGCTTTCTACGGCCTCGTGGGTGGTATGATGAACTACTACAACCAGAAGAAAGTCCGCATGATCCGTGAGCGAAACGGTAACATCACGGATGCGGAATTACAGTCAATCATCGAGAAACGTATCCGTTTCGAGAAGGTGGCGATCAAAGACATCAAGCTGCGTACCTTTATTGCCGAAGACGGTAACCGCAACGACCTGGCCACTCACGTGTATGACATCACTTACGGGTCTATCCGTCCGGGTATCGATAATCTGGTGGTGATTGATGACAGTATCGTACGTGGTACTACTTTGAAACAAAGTATTATCAAGATCCTTGACCGTCTGCAACCGAAGAAGATCGTAATAGTATCCTCTTCACCACAGATCCGTTTCCCGGACTGCTACGGTATTGATATGTCGCGCATGAACGAGTTTATCGCCTTCAAAGCGGCTATCGAATTGTTGAAAGACGATGGTAACGAGAGCCTGATTCAGGAGGTATATGCGAAGTCAAAAGCACAGGAAGGCAAGTCAAAAGAAGAGGTGGTGAACTTCGTAAACGAAATCTACAGCAACTATACTGACGAGCAGGTTTCAGCAAAGATTGCAGAAATTCTGACTCCAAAAGGAACAAAAGCGAAAGTGGAAATCGTTTACCAATCCATCGAAGCGCTTCACAAAGCTTGTCCGAACAACAAAGGTGACTGGTACTTCTCCGGAAACTATCCGACTCCGGGTGGAACCCGTCTTGTCAACCAGGCTTTCATCAATTACATCGAGGGAAGCGACAAACGTTTCGTGGAATAA
- a CDS encoding glutamate synthase subunit beta, with protein sequence MGNPKAFLSILRKEAGYRPISERIMDYSEVEQTLNLEDRKLQASRCMDCGIPFCHWACPVANRQPEWQDLAYKGKWKEAYESLVATDDFPEFTGRICPAPCEKACVLKLSADSPVTIRENEASIVEKAFAEGYIKANPPKYRSGKKVAVIGGGPAGMAAANQLNLKGHTVTLFEKNEAIGGLLRFGIPDFKLNKKIIDRRLALMAEEGVEFKTGVNVGKDITGKEIMEQFDAVCLAVGAEQPRDLPIKGRELKGVYFALEFLGQQNRVVAGKTFSDAERISAKGKHVLVIGGGDTGSDCVGTSVRHGAASVTQIEIMPMPPAHHNPATPWPTYPMVLKTSSSHEEGCTRRWNLETKQFLGKDGQLTEVEIEEVEWRQGETGMTIHRTGNKETLKVDLVFLAMGFVHPVHEGLLTELGVELDGRKNVAVNAAQQSSVSKVFAAGDAHLGASLVVRAIASGRKAAEEIDTFLK encoded by the coding sequence ATGGGAAATCCTAAAGCATTTTTATCAATATTACGCAAAGAAGCCGGATATCGTCCGATTTCTGAGAGAATCATGGACTACAGCGAGGTGGAGCAAACCCTGAACCTGGAAGATCGCAAACTTCAGGCTTCACGCTGTATGGACTGTGGTATACCTTTCTGCCACTGGGCTTGTCCGGTAGCAAACCGCCAGCCGGAATGGCAGGATCTGGCTTACAAAGGAAAATGGAAAGAAGCTTACGAATCATTGGTAGCAACTGACGACTTTCCTGAATTCACAGGCCGTATCTGTCCTGCACCATGCGAAAAAGCATGTGTGTTGAAATTGTCTGCTGACAGCCCTGTAACTATCCGCGAAAACGAAGCTTCTATCGTAGAAAAAGCGTTTGCAGAAGGTTATATAAAAGCGAATCCTCCTAAATACCGTTCAGGTAAAAAAGTAGCTGTAATCGGTGGTGGTCCTGCCGGTATGGCTGCGGCTAACCAGCTGAACCTGAAGGGTCACACTGTTACTTTGTTCGAAAAGAACGAAGCGATCGGAGGTCTTCTTCGTTTCGGTATTCCTGATTTCAAACTGAACAAAAAAATCATTGATCGTCGTTTGGCGTTGATGGCTGAAGAAGGTGTAGAGTTCAAAACCGGCGTAAATGTTGGTAAAGACATCACCGGAAAAGAGATCATGGAACAATTCGACGCTGTATGTTTGGCTGTAGGTGCTGAGCAACCACGTGACCTGCCTATCAAAGGCCGTGAGTTGAAAGGCGTTTACTTCGCTCTTGAATTCCTGGGACAGCAAAACCGTGTAGTTGCGGGTAAAACTTTCTCTGATGCAGAGCGTATCAGCGCAAAAGGCAAACACGTATTGGTAATCGGTGGTGGTGATACTGGTTCTGACTGTGTGGGTACTTCTGTACGTCATGGAGCAGCAAGCGTTACTCAGATCGAGATCATGCCTATGCCTCCTGCACACCACAACCCGGCTACTCCATGGCCAACTTACCCGATGGTGTTGAAAACTTCTTCTTCTCACGAAGAAGGATGTACCCGTCGTTGGAACCTTGAAACTAAACAATTCCTCGGTAAAGACGGTCAGTTGACTGAAGTTGAGATCGAAGAAGTAGAATGGAGACAAGGTGAAACCGGTATGACAATCCACCGCACAGGAAACAAGGAGACTTTGAAAGTTGACTTGGTATTCCTTGCAATGGGATTCGTTCACCCGGTACACGAAGGTTTGTTGACCGAACTTGGAGTTGAGTTGGATGGCCGCAAAAACGTAGCTGTTAACGCTGCACAGCAAAGCTCTGTAAGCAAGGTATTTGCAGCAGGTGATGCTCACCTGGGTGCCAGCCTTGTGGTAAGAGCAATTGCTTCAGGTCGCAAAGCTGCTGAGGAAATCGACACGTTCCTTAAATAA
- the gltB gene encoding glutamate synthase large subunit → MIEQGLYSPDFEHDACGVGLLVNIQGTKSHDVVEKGLKVLEHMVHRGAENADPKTGDGAGIMVQIPHEFILLQGIPVPEKGRYGTGLVFLPKDASEQTWCLNKIKEVIEGESLQLIAVRDVPVDSTQIGETAAAVEPDIKQIFITGDFSQEDLERKLYVVRKKIEKAVLASALKVKRSCYIVSLSTRTIIYKGMLSSLQLRYYYPDLTSPYFTSGMSLVHSRFSTNTFPTWDLAQPFRLVGHNGEINTIRGNRSWMEARLSLLNPKTLGCSIEDISPVIQPAMSDSASFDNALEFFIMSGMSLPHALSMMVPESWNAKNPISSELKAFYEFHSILMEPWDGPATILFSDGRYAGGMLDRNGLRPARYLITQDDMMVVASETGVLAFDAAEIKEKGRLSPGKMLMVDTEAGTVTYDPELKQELAAAHPYKEWLAQNRINLDDIQSGRSVKHAVDNYDAKLKAFGYTKEDVNTLILPMGRDGGEPTASMGNDTPLAVISSKPQPLFRYFRQQFAQVTNPPIDPIREELVMSHTGYIGAITEDLLEPSANLCKMVRLNSGLLTNTQFDILCNLQYKGFKNTTLPTLFKASEGEKGLEAALEDLVAKAEAAADADINYIILSDRGVNAEMAPIPALLAVSAVHHHLISKRKRMQIALVLESGEPREIMDFALLFGYGVSAINPYMAFAILDKLVKDKDIQLDYHTAEKKYLKAVDKGLLKVLSKMGISTLASYKGAKIFEAIGISSKLVDKYFTGTVTKIEGIELEDIARETVALHTKAFHWTVDAPQLDNQGNYAYRRDGEKHAWNPESITALQLATRLGSYKKFKEYTKVVDEKAERIFLRDFMQYKRNPIDISKVEPASEITKRFVTGAMSFGSISKEAHEAMAIAMNILGGKSNTGEGGEDPERFKKLADGTSKRSAIKQVASGRFGVTTEYLVNADEIQIKIAQGAKPGEGGQLPGFKVDKVIAKTRHSIPGISLISPPPHHDIYSIEDLAQLIYDLKNVNPTANISVKLVSESGVGTIAAGVAKAKADLIIIAGAEGGTGASPASSIKHAGLPSELGLAETQQTLVINNLRGQVRLQTDGQLKTGRDIVIAAMLGAEEFGFATSALIVLGCVMMRKCHLNTCPVGVATQDEELRKRFVGKYEYLVNFFTYLAEEVREHLAEMGYTKLDDIIGHTELIEFKPDNANPKVQKIDLSKLLYTPAEAKENAIRKVKDQIHEIHEILDRELIKASQYAINSGKPVQQDFPIVNVNRSVGVMLSGEVAKKYGNEGLPEDTIRFNFKGSAGQSFGAFLAKGVTFRLEGDANDYLGKGISGGKVIVVPPTGSKFAPEENIIAGNTMLYGATSGEVYINGRVGERFCVRNSGATAVVEGTGDHCCEYMTGGRTVVLGTVGRNFAAGMSGGVAYVWNKEGNFDFFCNMEMVELTLVEDMYDAKELKGYIERHFEYTQSPLAKRMLENWDQYLGQFIKVTPIEYKKVLVEEKAEALKKKIAEVERDY, encoded by the coding sequence AATCGTTACAGTTGATTGCTGTACGTGACGTGCCTGTTGACAGTACACAAATTGGTGAAACTGCTGCTGCGGTAGAACCGGACATCAAACAAATCTTTATCACCGGAGATTTCTCTCAGGAAGATTTGGAACGTAAACTTTACGTTGTTCGCAAGAAAATCGAAAAAGCAGTTCTTGCTTCTGCATTGAAAGTAAAACGCAGCTGTTATATTGTGAGCCTTTCTACACGTACCATTATTTATAAAGGTATGTTGTCATCACTTCAATTGCGTTACTACTATCCAGACCTGACCAGCCCATACTTCACTTCAGGTATGTCGTTGGTACACTCTCGTTTCTCTACCAACACATTCCCGACATGGGATTTGGCTCAGCCATTCCGTTTGGTAGGTCACAACGGTGAGATCAATACTATCCGCGGTAACCGTTCATGGATGGAAGCTCGTTTGAGCTTGTTGAATCCTAAAACATTAGGTTGCTCTATTGAAGATATTTCCCCTGTTATCCAGCCTGCGATGAGTGATAGTGCATCATTCGACAACGCATTGGAATTCTTCATCATGTCAGGTATGAGCCTGCCTCACGCTTTGTCAATGATGGTTCCTGAAAGCTGGAATGCTAAAAACCCTATCTCTTCTGAACTGAAAGCATTCTATGAATTCCATAGTATCCTGATGGAACCATGGGATGGTCCTGCTACTATCCTGTTCTCTGATGGTCGCTACGCTGGTGGTATGCTTGACCGTAACGGTTTGCGTCCTGCTCGTTACCTGATCACTCAGGACGATATGATGGTGGTTGCATCTGAAACCGGTGTATTGGCTTTCGATGCTGCTGAAATCAAAGAGAAAGGTCGTCTGTCTCCGGGTAAAATGTTGATGGTTGACACTGAAGCCGGAACCGTAACTTATGACCCTGAATTGAAACAGGAGCTTGCAGCTGCTCACCCTTACAAAGAGTGGTTGGCTCAGAACCGTATCAACCTTGACGATATCCAGTCAGGACGTAGCGTTAAACACGCTGTTGACAACTACGATGCAAAACTGAAAGCATTCGGTTATACTAAAGAAGACGTTAACACTCTTATCCTTCCGATGGGACGTGATGGTGGTGAACCAACAGCTTCAATGGGTAACGATACTCCGCTTGCAGTTATTTCAAGCAAACCACAACCGTTGTTCCGTTACTTCCGTCAGCAGTTTGCTCAGGTAACCAACCCACCAATTGACCCAATCCGCGAAGAATTGGTAATGTCTCACACCGGTTACATCGGAGCTATTACCGAAGACCTGTTGGAGCCATCAGCTAACCTTTGCAAAATGGTTCGTCTGAACAGCGGTTTGTTGACCAATACTCAATTCGATATTCTTTGCAATCTGCAATACAAAGGCTTCAAAAACACTACTCTTCCTACCTTGTTCAAAGCAAGCGAAGGCGAGAAAGGTCTTGAAGCTGCATTGGAAGATTTGGTTGCTAAAGCAGAAGCAGCAGCTGACGCTGACATCAACTACATCATCCTGTCTGACCGTGGCGTAAACGCTGAAATGGCTCCAATCCCTGCATTGCTGGCTGTTTCGGCAGTTCACCATCACCTGATCAGCAAACGCAAACGCATGCAAATCGCATTAGTTCTTGAATCAGGAGAGCCTCGCGAAATCATGGACTTTGCATTGTTGTTCGGTTACGGTGTGAGCGCAATCAATCCTTATATGGCATTCGCTATTCTGGATAAATTGGTTAAAGACAAAGACATTCAGCTTGACTATCACACTGCCGAGAAAAAATACCTCAAAGCTGTTGACAAAGGCTTGTTGAAGGTTCTTTCTAAAATGGGTATTTCGACCCTTGCGAGCTACAAAGGCGCTAAGATCTTCGAAGCAATCGGTATCTCAAGCAAACTGGTTGACAAATACTTCACCGGTACAGTTACCAAAATCGAAGGTATCGAACTGGAAGATATCGCCCGTGAAACTGTAGCGTTGCATACAAAAGCTTTCCACTGGACAGTTGACGCTCCGCAATTGGATAATCAGGGTAACTACGCTTACCGTCGTGACGGAGAGAAACACGCATGGAACCCGGAATCAATTACTGCATTGCAGTTGGCAACACGTCTTGGAAGCTACAAGAAATTTAAAGAATATACTAAAGTCGTTGACGAAAAGGCAGAGCGTATCTTCCTGCGTGACTTCATGCAGTACAAACGCAATCCGATCGACATTTCTAAAGTAGAACCTGCTTCAGAAATTACCAAACGTTTCGTAACCGGTGCGATGTCATTCGGTTCTATCTCGAAAGAGGCTCACGAAGCGATGGCAATCGCGATGAACATCCTCGGTGGTAAAAGTAATACCGGTGAGGGTGGTGAAGATCCGGAACGTTTCAAAAAACTTGCTGACGGTACTTCTAAACGTAGTGCTATCAAACAGGTGGCTTCAGGTCGTTTCGGTGTGACTACCGAGTACCTCGTTAACGCTGATGAAATCCAGATCAAAATCGCTCAAGGTGCTAAACCGGGTGAAGGTGGTCAGCTTCCGGGCTTCAAAGTGGATAAAGTGATTGCTAAAACCCGTCACTCAATCCCTGGAATCTCGTTGATTTCACCTCCTCCTCACCACGATATCTACTCTATCGAGGACTTGGCTCAGTTGATTTACGACTTGAAAAACGTAAACCCTACTGCAAACATCAGTGTGAAACTGGTATCTGAAAGTGGTGTGGGTACAATTGCTGCCGGTGTGGCTAAAGCTAAAGCTGACCTGATCATCATCGCTGGTGCTGAAGGTGGTACTGGTGCTTCTCCTGCCAGCTCAATCAAACACGCAGGTCTTCCTTCAGAGCTTGGTTTGGCTGAAACTCAGCAAACACTCGTTATCAATAACCTTCGCGGTCAGGTTAGACTGCAAACTGACGGTCAGTTGAAAACAGGTCGCGATATCGTTATCGCTGCTATGTTGGGTGCTGAAGAGTTCGGTTTCGCAACTTCTGCATTGATCGTATTGGGTTGTGTGATGATGCGTAAATGTCACTTGAATACCTGCCCTGTGGGTGTGGCTACTCAGGATGAAGAGTTGCGCAAACGTTTCGTAGGTAAATACGAATACCTCGTTAACTTCTTTACTTACCTGGCTGAAGAGGTACGTGAGCATCTGGCTGAAATGGGTTACACCAAACTGGATGACATCATCGGCCATACTGAACTGATCGAATTCAAACCGGATAACGCTAATCCGAAAGTACAGAAAATCGACCTGTCGAAACTGTTGTACACTCCGGCTGAAGCAAAAGAAAATGCCATCCGTAAAGTGAAAGATCAGATTCACGAAATTCACGAGATCCTTGACCGTGAACTGATCAAAGCATCTCAGTATGCTATCAATTCAGGAAAACCGGTACAGCAAGACTTCCCAATCGTGAACGTTAACCGTTCTGTTGGGGTAATGTTGTCAGGTGAAGTGGCTAAAAAATACGGAAACGAAGGCTTGCCTGAAGACACTATCCGTTTCAACTTCAAAGGTTCTGCCGGACAAAGTTTCGGTGCGTTCCTGGCGAAAGGTGTAACCTTCCGTCTTGAAGGAGATGCGAATGACTACCTTGGTAAAGGTATCTCTGGTGGTAAAGTAATCGTTGTTCCTCCAACAGGAAGCAAATTCGCTCCGGAAGAAAACATCATTGCAGGTAACACTATGCTTTATGGTGCTACAAGTGGAGAGGTTTACATCAACGGTCGCGTAGGTGAGCGTTTCTGTGTGCGTAACAGTGGTGCTACTGCTGTTGTGGAAGGTACAGGTGACCACTGTTGTGAGTACATGACCGGCGGTCGCACTGTAGTTCTTGGTACTGTCGGACGTAACTTCGCTGCCGGTATGAGTGGTGGTGTGGCTTACGTTTGGAATAAGGAAGGCAACTTCGACTTCTTCTGTAATATGGAAATGGTAGAGCTTACCCTGGTAGAAGATATGTACGATGCAAAAGAGCTTAAAGGCTACATCGAACGTCACTTCGAATACACTCAGAGTCCGCTTGCAAAACGCATGTTGGAAAACTGGGATCAGTACCTCGGCCAGTTCATCAAAGTAACACCAATTGAGTACAAAAAGGTGTTGGTTGAAGAAAAGGCAGAAGCTCTTAAAAAAAAAATAGCTGAAGTCGAGAGAGATTATTAA